The following proteins are co-located in the Myroides profundi genome:
- a CDS encoding alpha/beta fold hydrolase: MERTLKEDGKFRFIEIGEGTPIVILHGLMGGLSNFDGVTNFFPNEGYKVVLPELPLYTNSILKTNVKAFAKFVKDFIDRRGYKKVILLGNSLGGHIALYFSKMYPEYLQAMILTGSSGLYESAMGDSYPKRGDYEYIKKKAEDVFYHPEIATKEIVDEVFATVNDRMKVIKTITIAKSAIRHNMSKDLPKIKVPTCLIWGKNDKVTPPEVAVEFNELLPDSDLYWIDECGHAAMMEHPDQFNELLNAWFIKRNIK, translated from the coding sequence AGATGGTAAATTCCGTTTTATAGAAATTGGCGAAGGTACACCAATTGTTATCTTACACGGATTAATGGGAGGTCTGAGCAATTTTGATGGTGTTACAAATTTTTTCCCAAATGAAGGTTACAAAGTAGTTCTTCCAGAACTTCCACTTTACACGAACAGCATTTTAAAAACGAATGTAAAGGCTTTCGCAAAATTTGTAAAAGATTTTATAGATAGAAGAGGTTATAAAAAAGTGATCTTGCTAGGGAATTCTCTAGGAGGACATATCGCTTTGTACTTTTCAAAAATGTATCCTGAATATCTTCAAGCGATGATATTAACAGGAAGCTCTGGCTTATACGAAAGTGCTATGGGAGACAGCTACCCTAAACGTGGGGACTATGAATACATCAAGAAGAAAGCTGAAGATGTATTTTATCATCCAGAAATAGCTACTAAAGAAATCGTAGACGAAGTCTTTGCTACAGTTAATGATCGAATGAAAGTAATCAAGACTATTACTATCGCCAAAAGTGCGATACGACACAATATGTCTAAAGATTTACCTAAAATAAAAGTACCTACGTGTTTAATCTGGGGAAAGAATGATAAAGTAACTCCTCCTGAAGTAGCTGTAGAGTTCAATGAACTACTACCTGACTCTGACCTATATTGGATCGATGAGTGTGGACATGCTGCTATGATGGAACACCCAGATCAATTCAACGAATTACTAAACGCGTGGTTTATCAAAAGAAATATCAAATAA
- a CDS encoding response regulator transcription factor yields the protein MLNIGIVESQEITRYALQGLIREVCSGEVSIVVLDDLTGLKSYLLKNPGAVIIVDPFSRCLEKQTELLLLLREQSEKSQWLLFFSELNEQWLKQFLSNRISAFNIVFQNDKLEHIKEGIYKTISKETYLAPWIMKKLEEHQDSILKVEQVLTNAEREILKEIASGKMTKEIAADRNISAHTVITHRKNIFKKLGVSNVYDATRYAIRAGIITVNEYYI from the coding sequence ATGTTAAATATAGGGATAGTAGAGAGTCAAGAAATAACGCGTTATGCTTTGCAAGGGCTTATTAGAGAGGTTTGCTCAGGCGAGGTAAGTATTGTTGTGCTTGATGATTTGACGGGCTTAAAAAGCTATCTTTTGAAGAATCCTGGCGCAGTCATCATTGTAGATCCTTTTAGTAGATGTCTAGAGAAGCAAACGGAGTTGTTATTACTGTTGCGAGAGCAAAGTGAGAAGTCACAATGGTTGTTGTTCTTTAGTGAGTTAAATGAGCAATGGTTAAAACAGTTTTTGTCTAATCGTATCTCTGCCTTTAATATTGTCTTCCAAAATGATAAACTAGAACATATCAAGGAAGGTATCTATAAGACTATTTCTAAGGAGACCTATCTCGCACCTTGGATAATGAAGAAGCTAGAAGAACATCAGGATAGTATTCTAAAAGTGGAACAGGTGCTTACTAATGCTGAGCGTGAGATACTAAAAGAAATAGCTTCTGGAAAAATGACTAAGGAGATAGCTGCAGATCGCAATATTAGTGCTCATACTGTGATAACACATCGTAAGAATATATTTAAGAAACTAGGTGTTAGCAATGTATATGATGCAACGCGATATGCTATTAGAGCAGGTATTATTACTGTAAATGAGTATTATATCTAA
- a CDS encoding RagB/SusD family nutrient uptake outer membrane protein, which yields MRNKFIKYIIGTFLISSTLVSCDLDTTPSTAVEDQTVFKTTEGNEKVLIGAWGYLMETFYTYANPGYSSFLRTNDAMGNDVVLNGKYGFASHYAFNALYSRGGTNTHSWDLTYKTINNANHVITKVYGSEGTVSDKQRVRGQALALRGFMYLHLASSYALAIDVDPNAKTAPIYLEPTTKETEGRPAATVSELYKQAINDLEEALSLIPQSYRRNAKYKFDKQVVLGLLSRANLYSRNWEKAKKYSDELLSMNSYLMTQEEYKSGFNDVNNNEWIWGQPQTAEQSNASYSFNYLDVTSTDSYYFSFNADPYFRDLFDEGDYRKSMIYWAPDPSNKKPNQGDLAYMRYTKFKFREPQVADIVLMRTSEIYLINAEAKAQLGDADAINKLNALKQARGAKEVSGLSGQSLLDAIWIERRKELFGEGFSLVDIVRNQQKVVRKDFPQNLVPYTYEVMGSGGVISKVNVGLLPQGHHILNFPDKTDFVKNSKYYLYRIPEVEEIENGNLYK from the coding sequence ATGAGAAATAAATTTATAAAATATATAATAGGTACATTTTTAATTTCAAGTACTTTGGTTTCTTGTGATTTAGATACAACACCATCAACTGCAGTTGAAGATCAAACTGTATTTAAAACTACCGAAGGTAATGAAAAAGTGCTTATTGGAGCGTGGGGGTATTTAATGGAGACATTTTATACTTATGCTAATCCTGGTTATAGTTCTTTTTTAAGAACTAATGATGCCATGGGGAATGATGTAGTTCTGAATGGTAAGTATGGTTTTGCAAGTCATTATGCTTTTAATGCCTTGTATTCTAGAGGAGGTACTAATACTCATAGTTGGGATTTGACTTATAAGACAATTAATAATGCAAATCATGTTATCACTAAGGTATATGGTTCTGAAGGGACTGTGAGTGACAAACAACGAGTAAGAGGTCAAGCGTTAGCATTAAGAGGATTTATGTATCTGCATTTAGCATCTAGTTATGCTTTAGCAATAGATGTAGACCCAAATGCAAAAACGGCACCTATTTATTTAGAACCTACTACTAAGGAAACTGAGGGGCGTCCAGCAGCTACAGTTTCAGAATTATATAAACAAGCGATCAATGACTTGGAAGAAGCATTGTCATTGATTCCTCAGAGTTATAGAAGAAATGCGAAATACAAATTTGACAAACAAGTTGTTTTAGGGTTGTTATCAAGAGCTAATCTTTATTCTCGTAATTGGGAGAAAGCTAAGAAGTATTCTGACGAGCTATTAAGTATGAATAGTTATTTAATGACACAGGAGGAGTATAAGTCAGGATTTAATGATGTTAATAATAATGAGTGGATATGGGGGCAACCTCAGACAGCAGAGCAAAGCAATGCTTCTTATTCATTTAACTATTTAGACGTTACTTCTACAGATAGTTATTATTTTAGTTTTAATGCAGATCCATATTTCAGAGATTTATTTGATGAAGGCGATTATAGAAAAAGCATGATTTATTGGGCTCCAGATCCGTCTAATAAAAAACCTAATCAAGGTGATTTAGCTTATATGCGTTATACTAAGTTTAAATTTAGAGAACCACAGGTAGCGGATATCGTGTTAATGCGTACTTCTGAGATATACTTAATAAATGCAGAAGCTAAAGCTCAATTAGGAGATGCTGATGCTATTAATAAATTGAATGCATTAAAACAGGCTAGAGGGGCTAAAGAAGTGTCAGGATTATCAGGGCAGTCATTGTTAGATGCTATTTGGATTGAGAGAAGAAAAGAGCTGTTTGGTGAAGGATTTAGTTTAGTTGATATTGTAAGAAATCAGCAAAAAGTAGTTAGAAAAGATTTTCCTCAGAATCTAGTTCCTTATACTTATGAAGTGATGGGAAGTGGTGGGGTTATTTCTAAAGTGAATGTTGGTTTGTTACCTCAAGGACATCATATTCTTAACTTTCCTGATAAAACAGACTTTGTTAAGAATAGTAAATATTATCTATACCGCATTCCAGAAGTAGAGGAGATCGAAAATGGAAACCTTTATAAATAA
- the yihA gene encoding ribosome biogenesis GTP-binding protein YihA/YsxC, with product MKINTAEFVVSNSDAKKCPNEPIPEYAFIGRSNVGKSSLINMLTNQKYLAKTSSRPGKTQLINHFKINSNWYLVDLPGYGYAKVSKKTKAVFQKFITDYFENRQQLVSAFVLVDIRHEAQKIDLEFMQYLGETEVPFSIIFTKADKVGKQKVASLIADYRKKMLADNWEEMPPCFVTSSEDKTGRDEVLNYIEEINVEMFKNQNFI from the coding sequence ATGAAAATAAATACAGCTGAATTTGTTGTTAGTAACTCTGACGCTAAGAAGTGTCCTAATGAACCTATCCCTGAATATGCATTCATCGGTAGATCTAATGTAGGTAAGTCTTCTCTGATCAATATGCTTACTAATCAAAAATACTTAGCCAAAACCTCTTCTAGACCAGGAAAGACACAACTAATCAACCACTTTAAAATTAATTCTAATTGGTATTTAGTAGACTTACCAGGTTATGGGTACGCAAAAGTATCTAAAAAGACTAAAGCTGTATTCCAGAAGTTTATCACAGATTACTTCGAGAATAGACAACAATTAGTAAGTGCCTTTGTATTAGTAGATATAAGACATGAAGCTCAGAAGATTGACTTAGAATTCATGCAGTATCTAGGAGAGACAGAAGTTCCTTTCTCTATCATCTTTACTAAAGCTGATAAAGTAGGTAAACAAAAAGTAGCTAGCCTTATCGCTGACTACAGAAAGAAAATGTTAGCTGATAACTGGGAAGAAATGCCACCATGCTTTGTTACCTCATCAGAAGACAAAACTGGTAGAGACGAAGTCTTAAACTATATCGAAGAAATAAACGTTGAGATGTTTAAAAATCAAAACTTTATATAA
- a CDS encoding SusC/RagA family TonB-linked outer membrane protein — MQKIYAILFVFVSVLNLQAQEKLVTGSVTDISGALPGVSVLIQGSDEGTMTDLDGNYSIKVNNGQVLVFSFIGYTTKNITYKGQEVLNVKLADEASELGEVIINVPYGTANKKTYTGSVGLIQAKSIEKSQVSNVTKILEGSVAGVQSFSASGQPGSEATIRIRGVGSVNASSKPLYVVDGVPYEGELSAIAASDIESMTVLKDATAATLYGSRAANGVVMITTKQGTRDTAPQIEITAKHGISSRSRSDYKQLSTNQYMELQWEAIRNGRMDNAKMNAADAAEYATKNLIGSIGINPYGLDNPMPVGVDGKLLPGLNPLWNDNWEDALSQNARYTDVNLKVSGGGANSRYFISGGFLNDQGYVLESGFKRYNLRSNIVVDAKSWLELGLNVSAASSEQNYPKQDDSAISNVIGFARGLPSFYPIYQRDLTTGAYLLDEDTGNRLYDYGAYRKSSYARYNLVATLPEDLSSIKKDVATVRTYAQVKLLDNLKFKSSLNVDYNSTNNHNVINPDFGPSAESGGSISRKNTRTVSMTFNNILNYNVDLDDKNNISAMVGQEYYQFDSNAFGGARQQIIMNGYLEPSAASKLLDFYGDADQYKMLSFFGNAQYSYDRKYYLSASYRADASSRFHPSTRWGGFWSFGASWKVIDEDFMSAYRDTWLSNLLFRASYGAQGNDNIGYYAYQALFNIYNNLGESGLYASRIGTPDLSWESNLNLNIGVDFGLFNDRLTGTVEYFERRSKDLLFNRQLASSIGFSSVQENIGAMKNYGWEFTLDGYPIVTDDWKLHLGMNLTTYKNKITALPSKEMWSGNKKWVEGGSLYDFYLAEWAGVNPENGNAQWYLQNEDGSKTVTEDYSQITKKDRIHKGNSLPDVTGGFLTEVTYKNWQLAANFVYTVGGKIYNSDKTSLYRQAGNGNTWSADMMDRWTPENTDTDVARLSTNPRSSWTNQSDRFLVDRSFLKLKNLTVSYNLPKEWLRKINLGSASIFFQAENLFTWTKEQGLDPEQTFDGNTYYRYPAMKTLSLGVNIKL; from the coding sequence ATGCAAAAAATTTACGCAATCTTATTTGTGTTTGTTAGTGTTTTAAACTTACAGGCGCAAGAAAAACTTGTGACAGGATCTGTTACAGATATAAGTGGAGCATTACCAGGTGTGAGTGTTCTGATTCAGGGAAGTGATGAAGGAACAATGACAGACTTAGATGGTAATTATTCTATAAAAGTTAATAATGGACAGGTATTAGTCTTTTCATTTATAGGGTATACCACAAAGAATATTACATATAAAGGACAGGAAGTTCTGAATGTAAAACTTGCAGACGAAGCGAGTGAATTAGGAGAGGTAATAATCAATGTGCCTTATGGTACTGCTAATAAAAAGACATATACAGGGTCTGTTGGATTGATACAAGCGAAAAGTATCGAAAAATCTCAGGTTAGTAATGTGACAAAAATATTAGAAGGATCAGTAGCAGGGGTACAGTCGTTCTCAGCTAGTGGACAGCCTGGGTCAGAAGCTACTATCCGTATACGTGGAGTAGGATCTGTGAATGCGAGTAGTAAACCTCTATACGTAGTAGATGGTGTGCCTTATGAAGGAGAGTTATCAGCTATCGCAGCATCAGATATTGAGTCTATGACAGTATTAAAAGATGCTACTGCAGCGACGTTATATGGATCTCGTGCAGCTAATGGGGTAGTGATGATTACTACAAAACAAGGTACAAGAGATACTGCTCCTCAAATAGAAATTACTGCGAAGCATGGTATTTCTAGTCGATCTAGAAGTGATTATAAACAGCTAAGTACTAATCAATACATGGAGTTGCAGTGGGAAGCTATTCGCAATGGACGTATGGATAATGCTAAAATGAATGCTGCTGATGCTGCTGAGTATGCAACAAAAAACTTAATTGGTTCTATTGGGATTAACCCTTATGGATTAGATAATCCTATGCCTGTAGGTGTGGATGGTAAGTTGTTACCAGGTTTAAACCCTTTATGGAATGATAACTGGGAAGATGCTTTATCTCAAAACGCGCGTTATACTGATGTTAATTTAAAAGTAAGTGGTGGGGGAGCAAATTCAAGATACTTTATTTCGGGTGGTTTTCTTAATGACCAAGGGTATGTGTTAGAGTCTGGATTTAAGAGATATAATTTACGATCTAATATTGTTGTGGATGCAAAAAGTTGGTTAGAATTAGGGTTGAATGTGTCGGCAGCTAGTTCTGAGCAGAATTATCCAAAACAAGATGATAGTGCGATTAGTAATGTAATTGGTTTTGCGAGAGGATTACCTTCTTTTTATCCGATTTATCAAAGAGACTTAACTACTGGTGCTTATTTATTAGATGAGGATACTGGTAATAGATTATATGATTATGGTGCTTATAGAAAATCTTCTTATGCGAGATATAATCTAGTAGCAACGTTACCTGAGGACTTAAGTTCAATTAAGAAGGATGTAGCTACTGTGCGTACATACGCTCAAGTTAAGTTACTAGATAATTTGAAATTTAAATCATCTCTTAATGTTGATTATAATAGTACTAATAATCATAATGTAATAAATCCAGATTTCGGACCATCTGCAGAATCAGGAGGAAGTATTAGTCGTAAGAATACTCGTACAGTAAGTATGACATTTAATAATATATTAAACTATAATGTAGATTTAGATGATAAAAATAATATCTCTGCGATGGTGGGTCAAGAGTATTATCAATTTGATTCTAATGCTTTCGGTGGAGCTCGTCAACAGATTATAATGAATGGTTATTTAGAGCCAAGTGCTGCTTCTAAATTATTAGATTTTTATGGAGATGCAGATCAATATAAGATGTTGAGTTTCTTTGGTAATGCACAGTATTCTTATGACAGAAAATACTATTTGTCAGCTTCATACCGTGCAGATGCATCATCTAGATTCCATCCTAGTACACGATGGGGAGGTTTCTGGTCTTTTGGGGCATCATGGAAAGTTATAGATGAGGACTTTATGAGTGCTTATAGAGATACTTGGTTGAGTAACTTATTATTTAGAGCGAGTTATGGTGCTCAGGGTAATGATAATATTGGGTATTATGCTTATCAGGCTTTGTTTAATATTTATAATAACCTAGGAGAATCAGGATTATATGCTTCTAGAATAGGTACTCCAGATTTATCATGGGAGAGTAATTTAAACTTAAACATAGGAGTAGATTTTGGTCTGTTTAACGATAGATTGACTGGTACTGTAGAGTATTTTGAGAGACGATCTAAAGACTTACTATTTAATAGACAATTGGCTTCTTCTATAGGATTCTCTTCTGTACAAGAAAATATTGGAGCAATGAAAAACTATGGATGGGAATTTACATTAGATGGATACCCTATAGTGACGGATGATTGGAAGTTACACCTTGGGATGAACTTGACAACGTATAAGAATAAAATTACAGCATTGCCTTCTAAAGAAATGTGGAGTGGAAATAAAAAATGGGTAGAAGGTGGTTCTTTATATGATTTTTATTTAGCTGAGTGGGCAGGTGTTAATCCAGAGAATGGTAATGCACAATGGTATCTTCAGAATGAAGATGGAAGTAAGACAGTTACTGAGGATTATAGTCAAATCACAAAGAAAGATAGAATACACAAAGGAAATTCGTTACCAGATGTAACAGGAGGTTTCTTAACTGAAGTTACTTATAAAAATTGGCAGTTAGCAGCAAACTTTGTTTATACAGTAGGTGGGAAAATCTACAACAGTGATAAGACAAGTTTGTATAGACAAGCAGGAAATGGTAATACATGGAGTGCTGATATGATGGATAGATGGACACCTGAGAATACGGATACTGATGTAGCACGATTAAGTACTAATCCTAGAAGTTCGTGGACAAATCAGTCTGATCGATTCTTAGTAGATCGTTCTTTCTTGAAATTAAAAAACCTTACAGTATCGTATAATTTACCAAAAGAGTGGTTGAGAAAAATCAACTTAGGTTCAGCGAGCATATTCTTCCAAGCAGAGAATTTATTTACTTGGACGAAAGAACAAGGGCTTGATCCAGAGCAGACTTTTGATGGTAATACATATTATAGATATCCTGCAATGAAAACACTTTCATTAGGAGTAAATATTAAATTATAA